A region of the Neomicrococcus lactis genome:
GCGAGCTGCTGAACAAGTATTCGGAAGGCCTGATTGCCACTACCGGATGTCCGTCCGGTGAGATCCAGACTCGACTCCGTCTTGGTCAGTACGAAGAGGCTCGTGCAGCTGCATCTGAGTTCCGGGACATCTTCGGTGCGGAGAACTATTACTGCGAGCTTATGGATCATGGGCTCGACATTGAACGCCGCACTCGCGAGGATCTCTTGCGCTTGGCAAAAGAACTCAACCTGCCGCTTGTTGCCACCAATGACTTGCACTACACCCACGAGCATGACGCCAAGGCACACGAAGCGCTCTTGGCAATCCAGTCTGGTTCAAAGCTGGACGAGCCTACCTACGATGAGGGTGGATCGCGATTCGCGTTCTCCGGTTCCGGCTATTACTTGAAGTCCTCTCAAGAGATGCGCCATGTCTTCAAGGAACTTCCTGAGGCGTGTGACAACACGCTGCTCATCGCCGAGCGCTGTGAAGTGTCCTTTGATACGGACGCTAACTACATGCCTCGCTTCCCCTGCCCGGAAGGCGAGAACGAGGAATCGTGGCTCATTAAGGAAGTCACGAAGGGTCTTGCCTACCGCTACCCGGATGGCGTCCCGGACGAGGTTCGCGCGCAAGCTGACTACGAACTCGACGTCATCATCAAGATGGGCTTCCCGGGATATTTCTTGGTGGTGGCCGACTTCATCAACTGGTCCAAAGACAACGGCATCCGTGTTGGTCCCGGACGTGGTTCCGGTGCAGGTTCCATGGTGGCTTATGCGCTGCGTATTACGGACCTGGATCCGCTCAAGCACGGCCTCATCTTCGAACGTTTCTTGAACCCAGACCGTGTGTCCATGCCCGACTTCGACGTCGACTTTGACGATCGTCGCCGCCCCGAAGTTATCGAGTACGTGACCAAGAAGTACGGTGACGAACGCGTCGCCATGATCGTCACGTACGGCACCATCAAGACCAAGCAGGCGCTTAAGGACTCCGCCCGCGTGCTGGGCCACCCGTTCAGCATGGGTGACAACCTGACGAAGGCGCTGCCGCCTGCCGTCATGGCCAAGGACATCCCGCTGGCCGACATCGAGAATCCGGAAGCAAAGCGTTACGGCGAGGCTGGCGATTTCCGCGAGCTCATCGCTACGGACCCTGAAGCGAAGACCGTGTTTGAAACGGCCAAGGGCCTCGAAGGTCTAAAGCGTCAGTGGGGCGTTCACGCGGCCGGCGTGATCATGTCCTCTGAGCCGATCATCAACGTCATTCCCATCATGCGACGCCTCCAAGACGGCCAGGTCATTACCCAGTTTGATTACCCCACGTGTGAAGGCCTGGGCCTGATCAAGATGGACTTCTTGGGCCTGCGAAACCTGACGATCATCTCGGACGCCATCGCGAACATCAAGCAAAACCGGGACATCGATCTTGATCTCGAACGCCTCGAGTTGGATGACAAAGAGTCCTACGAGCTCATGGCTCGAGGTGACACGCTGGGCGTCTTCCAGCTCGATGGTGGTCCCATGCGTGCGCTGCTCAAGCTCATGCGCCCGGACAACTTCGAAGACATCTCGGCAGTGCTCGCGCTCTACCGCCCGGGTCCAATGGGCGCTAACGCGCACAACAACTACGCGCTGCGTAAGAACAAGCTCCAGGAAGTCACTCCGATTCACCCAGAGCTCGAAGAGCCGCTCAAGGACATTCTGGGCGGTACCTTCGGCCTGATCGTGTATCAGGAGCAAGTTATGGCTATCGCTCAGAAGTTGGCCGGCTACACGCTTGGTCAAGCAGATATTCTGCGTCGAGCCATGGGTAAGAAGAAGAAGTCCGAGCTGGATAAGCAGTTCGCTGGCTTCTCCCAAGGCATGGTGGATCGCGGCTACTCGATGGAAGCCGTCAACATGCTCTGGGCCATCCTGCTTCCGTTCTCTGACTACGCATTCAACAAAGCGCACTCGGCAGCCTACGGCGTGGTGTCCTATTGGACGGCTTACCTCAAGGCTCACTACCCGGCCGAGTACATGGCCGCACTGCTCACGTCCGTGGGCGATGACAAGGACAAGCTCGCGCTCTACCTCAACGAATGCCGCCGCATGGGCATCACGGTGCTCCCACCGGACGTCAATGAATCAGCGCTCACCTTCACCCCGGTGGGCGAGGACATCCGCTTCGGCATGGGCGCTATTCGTAACGTTGGCTCCAACGTGGTGGACGCCCTTGTGGCGTCCCGCGAGGAAAAGGGCAGCTTCCAGGACTTCTCGGACTTCCTCAGCAAGGTCCCTGCGGTGGTCTGCAACAAGCGCACCATTGAATCGCTCATCAAGTCCGGTGCGTTTGACTCGATGGGTCACCACCGTCGTTCGCTCTTGGTGATTCACGAAGAAGCCATCGACTCGGTGATTGCTCTCAAGCGCAATGAGGCGGCCAACCAGTTTGACCTCTTCAGTGCCTTTGATGATCCAAGCGCCGGATCTAGCCTCGCTGTTTCCATCCCGGATCTTCCCGAATGGGAGAAGAAAGACAAGCTCTCCTTCGAGCGCGAAATGTTGGGTCTATACGTTTCCGACCACCCGTTGCAGGGCCTCGGAGATGTGCTCAATGACAACTCTGATCACCAGATTTCACAGGTCCTCGCTGACGACGGTCCGGCTGACAATACGTTCGTCACGATCTCGGGCATGATTACG
Encoded here:
- the dnaE gene encoding DNA polymerase III subunit alpha, whose product is MLDGAARLKELFAEAQRLEMPAMAITDHGYLFGAFDFWRQATDAGVKPIIGVEAYVAPGTARNDKTRVRWGDQSQRADDLSGGGSYTHMTLLARNNTGMHNLFEASSIASLDSVFAKWPRWDRELLNKYSEGLIATTGCPSGEIQTRLRLGQYEEARAAASEFRDIFGAENYYCELMDHGLDIERRTREDLLRLAKELNLPLVATNDLHYTHEHDAKAHEALLAIQSGSKLDEPTYDEGGSRFAFSGSGYYLKSSQEMRHVFKELPEACDNTLLIAERCEVSFDTDANYMPRFPCPEGENEESWLIKEVTKGLAYRYPDGVPDEVRAQADYELDVIIKMGFPGYFLVVADFINWSKDNGIRVGPGRGSGAGSMVAYALRITDLDPLKHGLIFERFLNPDRVSMPDFDVDFDDRRRPEVIEYVTKKYGDERVAMIVTYGTIKTKQALKDSARVLGHPFSMGDNLTKALPPAVMAKDIPLADIENPEAKRYGEAGDFRELIATDPEAKTVFETAKGLEGLKRQWGVHAAGVIMSSEPIINVIPIMRRLQDGQVITQFDYPTCEGLGLIKMDFLGLRNLTIISDAIANIKQNRDIDLDLERLELDDKESYELMARGDTLGVFQLDGGPMRALLKLMRPDNFEDISAVLALYRPGPMGANAHNNYALRKNKLQEVTPIHPELEEPLKDILGGTFGLIVYQEQVMAIAQKLAGYTLGQADILRRAMGKKKKSELDKQFAGFSQGMVDRGYSMEAVNMLWAILLPFSDYAFNKAHSAAYGVVSYWTAYLKAHYPAEYMAALLTSVGDDKDKLALYLNECRRMGITVLPPDVNESALTFTPVGEDIRFGMGAIRNVGSNVVDALVASREEKGSFQDFSDFLSKVPAVVCNKRTIESLIKSGAFDSMGHHRRSLLVIHEEAIDSVIALKRNEAANQFDLFSAFDDPSAGSSLAVSIPDLPEWEKKDKLSFEREMLGLYVSDHPLQGLGDVLNDNSDHQISQVLADDGPADNTFVTISGMITSLQRRIAKNSGNPYARCELEDLSGSMEVMFFGKVYGPIAPLLVEDLIVSIKGRVQRRDDGSITLSAQEMTIPEIHEDGLGGPIVISLPHYRANEQLLTQLGEVLRMYPGKTEVRLKLTGDRAVELMRLGSKYRVNPSSSMFGDLKVLLGPDALESKPSSSTIG